Proteins encoded by one window of Chryseobacterium sp. POL2:
- a CDS encoding helix-turn-helix domain-containing protein — protein sequence MKTQSPNYKLIFADILEKKYPEKTRNCEEILHKDNLSTLDILALNQIIFGITDKQSEEKKQKHRSYKKSDVFHILDYQKKHNLNNSNLAKHFKISRNTVSKWRKKFLV from the coding sequence ATGAAAACCCAATCACCCAATTACAAATTGATATTCGCTGATATTTTGGAAAAAAAATATCCAGAAAAAACAAGAAACTGTGAGGAGATTCTTCATAAAGACAACTTGTCGACTCTAGATATTTTAGCACTAAATCAAATAATTTTCGGTATTACAGATAAGCAATCGGAGGAAAAAAAACAAAAACACCGTTCTTATAAAAAGTCTGATGTTTTCCATATATTAGATTATCAGAAAAAACATAACTTAAATAACAGTAATTTAGCAAAACATTTCAAAATAAGTAGAAATACCGTTTCTAAATGGAGGAAAAAGTTTTTAGTTTAA
- a CDS encoding transposase, with translation MDLKNIHIGKLIQQRTEELNLSISRICNFFKCSEEELSKMYEEENLTTDMLLKWSKLLEYDFFRLYTQHLILYSPPSAVETKERKSQLPQFRKNIYTKEIIDFILEQINNGEMTKNQVLERYRIPKTTLYKWISKYGNSKN, from the coding sequence ATGGATTTAAAAAATATTCATATCGGGAAACTTATTCAACAAAGAACTGAAGAACTTAATTTGTCGATTTCCCGCATTTGCAATTTTTTTAAATGTAGCGAGGAAGAACTATCAAAAATGTATGAAGAGGAAAATCTGACTACGGACATGCTCTTGAAGTGGAGCAAACTTTTAGAATACGATTTTTTCCGTTTATACACGCAGCATTTGATATTGTATTCTCCCCCGTCAGCCGTGGAAACAAAAGAAAGAAAAAGTCAACTACCACAATTTCGGAAAAATATCTACACCAAAGAAATAATCGATTTTATATTGGAACAAATTAATAATGGTGAAATGACGAAAAATCAGGTCTTGGAACGCTACAGAATACCGAAAACAACACTTTATAAATGGATAAGCAAATACGGAAACTCAAAAAATTAG
- a CDS encoding cold-shock protein: MQQGTVKFFNEEKGFGFIVPDNGGEEIFVHSSGLKSRNIRENDKVVYEVEQGKKGLNAVNVQLA; this comes from the coding sequence ATGCAACAAGGCACAGTAAAATTTTTCAACGAAGAAAAAGGTTTCGGATTTATAGTTCCAGATAATGGAGGCGAAGAAATTTTTGTACACTCTTCAGGTTTGAAAAGCAGAAATATTCGTGAAAACGATAAAGTAGTTTACGAAGTTGAACAAGGTAAAAAAGGTTTAAACGCTGTAAACGTACAATTGGCATAA
- a CDS encoding KUP/HAK/KT family potassium transporter encodes MAQTSSGHIDIKKLSFFGVIVSLGIVFGDIGTSPLYVMKAIINAGKSGGIISEEYIEGALSCIIWTITLQTTLKYVIIALRADNKGEGGILSLYSLVKRIRKKWLYIIAIIGAAALVADSIITPSLTVMSAVEGLELVVHNPPVVPITLTILFIIFIVQQFGTSFIGKFFGPVMVIWFLMLGTLGLYHLLDAPYILKAFNPIYAVKLIYNSPSAIIILGAVFLCTTGAEALYSDLGHCGKSNIRISWIFVKAMLILNYLGQGAWLLNNYHEVFNGKNPFFGIMPEWFILPGVIIATAAAIIASQSVITGAFTMFSEAMSINLWPNQQIDYPSGIKGQMYIPRINWGIFLMCVIIVVFFKESGRMEAAYGLSITVTMLMTTILLVFWFFKTRTPKIWIALFGVTYLTIELGFFSANIIKFFEGGWISVLLAGFIGICMYGWYNGRKIKTQFVKFVKLNNYVSTIMDMKLDETIPKYATNLAFFSRAQKEDEVESKIIYSIIKSQPKRADHYFILSVINQEEPYTFKYHLEEILPGTIYKVNFLLGFKVDRRISDYFGQVLDDMMDEEMIPSKSSYPSLRSHNIPPDLKFVIIDNVYINDYLLNIREKLIMNVYNFVRTMGSNDFKAYGVASHNVVVESAPLLEQGYVHDKIRKV; translated from the coding sequence ATGGCACAAACTTCTAGTGGTCATATAGACATCAAAAAGCTTTCTTTCTTCGGCGTTATCGTTTCGTTGGGTATCGTTTTTGGCGACATCGGTACATCGCCTTTGTATGTGATGAAAGCTATTATCAATGCTGGTAAGTCTGGCGGAATTATTTCGGAAGAATATATAGAGGGTGCATTGTCTTGTATTATCTGGACCATTACGCTACAGACAACCCTTAAGTACGTTATTATAGCTTTGCGAGCAGACAACAAAGGAGAAGGTGGAATACTTTCTCTTTATTCTTTGGTGAAACGAATTCGTAAGAAATGGTTGTATATTATTGCAATAATAGGTGCTGCTGCTTTGGTGGCAGATAGTATTATTACGCCATCCTTAACCGTGATGTCGGCTGTTGAAGGTTTAGAGCTTGTGGTGCATAATCCGCCAGTTGTACCTATTACTTTAACTATATTGTTTATTATATTTATTGTGCAACAATTTGGGACGAGTTTTATTGGGAAGTTTTTTGGACCAGTTATGGTGATTTGGTTTTTGATGTTGGGGACATTGGGGCTTTATCATCTTTTGGACGCGCCTTATATTTTAAAAGCTTTTAATCCCATCTACGCTGTAAAATTAATTTATAATTCGCCTTCAGCCATTATTATTCTAGGTGCGGTTTTTCTTTGTACTACTGGGGCAGAAGCACTTTATTCGGATCTTGGACATTGCGGAAAAAGTAATATTAGAATTAGTTGGATCTTTGTAAAAGCCATGTTGATTCTTAATTATCTTGGTCAAGGTGCATGGTTACTAAACAACTATCATGAGGTGTTTAATGGTAAAAATCCTTTCTTCGGAATTATGCCAGAATGGTTTATCCTTCCTGGTGTTATCATCGCAACTGCGGCGGCAATTATTGCCAGTCAATCGGTAATTACAGGAGCATTTACCATGTTTTCGGAAGCAATGTCCATTAACCTTTGGCCAAATCAACAAATCGATTATCCATCGGGTATCAAAGGGCAAATGTATATCCCTAGAATTAATTGGGGAATATTTTTGATGTGCGTCATTATTGTCGTATTCTTCAAAGAGTCGGGTAGAATGGAAGCCGCTTATGGACTTTCTATTACGGTAACCATGTTGATGACGACGATTTTGTTGGTATTTTGGTTTTTCAAAACAAGAACGCCAAAAATTTGGATTGCTTTATTTGGTGTTACCTATTTAACCATCGAGCTTGGATTCTTTAGTGCCAATATTATTAAATTCTTCGAAGGCGGGTGGATTTCTGTATTACTAGCAGGTTTCATCGGAATTTGTATGTACGGCTGGTATAATGGTCGCAAAATCAAAACGCAGTTTGTTAAATTTGTCAAACTTAACAATTATGTATCCACGATTATGGATATGAAATTGGACGAGACAATTCCCAAATATGCTACGAATTTAGCCTTCTTCAGCCGCGCCCAAAAAGAAGACGAAGTCGAGTCAAAAATTATTTATTCTATTATAAAATCGCAACCGAAAAGAGCCGATCATTATTTTATTTTAAGTGTTATTAATCAGGAAGAGCCTTATACTTTCAAATACCATCTTGAAGAAATTCTTCCAGGTACGATTTATAAAGTAAATTTCTTGCTTGGTTTCAAAGTCGATCGAAGAATTAGCGATTATTTTGGACAGGTTTTAGACGATATGATGGACGAAGAGATGATTCCTTCTAAGAGCAGCTATCCGTCATTACGATCGCATAATATCCCACCAGACCTCAAATTTGTGATCATCGACAATGTCTATATCAACGATTATCTATTAAATATCCGTGAAAAACTCATTATGAATGTTTATAATTTTGTCAGAACTATGGGTAGCAATGATTTCAAAGCCTATGGTGTAGCCTCTCACAATGTGGTTGTTGAGTCGGCGCCACTTTTGGAGCAAGGTTATGTACATGACAAAATTAGAAAAGTCTAG
- a CDS encoding restriction endonuclease codes for MKIQNNFGELVEFDRTKLEESLRSSGASEDAIDKVVSLITPKCFEGITTKELYKMAFDALKKVSNSVAARYSLKRALLELGPAGFYFEQWISRVFQALGYETETGQHIKGHAVIHEADVIAHKGEYTYWMECKFRNAGEAKISVTTPMYVLSRIKDISGIDYQLFGKATRFTDGWLVTNAYFTTDSIDFGEYYNLRMLSWDYPKNKGLKNLVDANLLYPVTCLTTINEFEKTKLLEKGCVLVKELVENPKFLKELHLKSEREQLMLQEAKELLVNKISE; via the coding sequence ATGAAAATCCAAAACAACTTTGGCGAACTTGTGGAGTTTGACCGAACCAAATTAGAAGAATCTCTTAGAAGCTCAGGCGCTAGCGAAGATGCAATTGATAAAGTTGTGAGTTTAATTACTCCAAAATGTTTTGAAGGAATTACGACCAAAGAACTTTATAAAATGGCTTTTGATGCTTTAAAAAAAGTCTCAAATTCGGTAGCTGCACGTTATAGTCTGAAGCGCGCTTTGTTGGAGTTGGGGCCTGCTGGATTTTATTTTGAACAATGGATTTCGAGAGTTTTTCAAGCTTTAGGTTACGAAACTGAAACAGGCCAACATATCAAAGGTCATGCGGTGATTCATGAAGCTGATGTCATTGCACACAAAGGTGAATATACCTATTGGATGGAATGTAAATTCCGTAATGCGGGAGAGGCCAAAATATCTGTCACCACACCGATGTATGTGCTCTCGAGGATTAAAGATATTTCGGGGATAGATTATCAATTGTTCGGAAAAGCAACGCGATTTACAGATGGTTGGTTGGTGACGAATGCTTATTTTACAACTGATTCTATAGATTTTGGAGAATATTATAATTTGAGAATGTTGTCTTGGGATTATCCTAAAAATAAAGGATTAAAGAATTTGGTGGATGCCAATCTTCTCTATCCCGTAACTTGTTTAACAACAATTAATGAGTTTGAAAAGACAAAACTTCTAGAAAAAGGATGTGTTTTGGTAAAAGAGTTGGTTGAAAATCCAAAATTTTTGAAAGAACTTCATTTGAAATCTGAGCGTGAACAATTAATGTTGCAGGAAGCTAAAGAATTGTTGGTGAACAAAATATCGGAATAG
- a CDS encoding LuxR C-terminal-related transcriptional regulator translates to MKIFYILLILFLPFAIQGQKPSDKDITEVETLLDSAFAKTTIVDMKSSALFAQKALKKSKETNYIKGEAWSNFFLAQALFELMAYKQSLDILQKAESINKNIKDHFLTFEILRVRSRVYASMQLIDAANREQKKGLRVVPLIQKSEKDKAFLTSLAYENLAVNYNKLNKSDSLYYYLDKNENLLNNLDPSLVYPNLITLYGMLGIYYSDKNDFDKSENYFKKSESIAKQYNFPYISFTYRYWGDMELNRNQPKAALPYFEKSLDILNKTNFRNEIPYVYNKLALTYKELGDEKRAKDYKIKALELQNELKTEQLETNSTAFEEILKNQMENEAEKSSKSRMILWGIIAVVVLTASILLMYYFRAVKSKNLKKEIIKQQQEELVALDKGMSALHQKVNESFEEVIQLAKDNSPEFFTRFREVYPEVIQKLLEIDPKLRVTELTLLAYFFLGFTSKDVALYTFKSTNTVRNRRQNLRNKLNISSDENMELWLKSLADS, encoded by the coding sequence ATGAAAATATTCTATATTCTTTTAATTCTTTTTTTGCCTTTTGCAATACAGGGTCAGAAACCTTCAGATAAAGACATCACTGAAGTAGAAACTTTATTGGATTCCGCATTTGCAAAGACAACAATTGTAGATATGAAATCCAGTGCATTATTTGCACAGAAAGCATTAAAGAAAAGTAAAGAAACCAATTATATAAAAGGTGAAGCTTGGAGTAATTTTTTCTTAGCGCAAGCGCTTTTTGAGTTAATGGCGTACAAACAGTCTTTAGATATTCTACAGAAAGCAGAAAGCATCAACAAAAACATTAAAGACCATTTTCTTACATTTGAAATTCTCCGTGTAAGAAGCCGAGTTTATGCTTCAATGCAACTTATAGATGCTGCCAATAGAGAACAGAAAAAAGGTTTGAGAGTTGTTCCTTTGATTCAAAAGTCCGAAAAAGACAAAGCTTTTTTAACAAGTTTAGCCTATGAAAATCTTGCAGTCAATTATAATAAATTAAACAAAAGCGACTCACTTTATTATTATCTTGACAAAAACGAAAACTTACTCAACAACTTAGATCCATCTCTTGTATATCCAAATCTTATAACGCTTTATGGAATGTTAGGTATTTATTATTCGGATAAAAATGACTTTGATAAATCCGAAAATTATTTTAAAAAATCCGAAAGTATAGCAAAACAATACAATTTCCCTTACATCTCCTTTACCTATCGCTATTGGGGTGATATGGAATTAAACAGGAACCAACCAAAAGCAGCATTGCCATATTTTGAGAAATCTTTGGATATCCTAAATAAAACAAATTTCAGAAACGAAATACCGTATGTTTATAATAAACTTGCTTTAACCTACAAAGAATTGGGTGATGAAAAAAGAGCAAAAGACTATAAAATAAAAGCTTTAGAACTTCAAAATGAATTAAAAACAGAGCAACTTGAGACCAATTCTACAGCCTTTGAAGAGATTTTGAAAAATCAAATGGAAAATGAAGCGGAAAAATCGTCCAAGAGTAGAATGATTCTTTGGGGCATTATTGCTGTCGTTGTGCTTACAGCTTCAATTCTTTTAATGTATTATTTTAGAGCTGTAAAAAGTAAAAATTTAAAAAAAGAAATCATCAAGCAACAGCAAGAAGAGCTTGTAGCTTTGGATAAAGGAATGTCCGCACTTCATCAAAAAGTAAACGAATCCTTTGAAGAAGTTATTCAGTTGGCAAAAGACAATAGTCCCGAGTTTTTTACCCGATTCCGAGAAGTCTATCCAGAAGTGATTCAAAAACTTTTGGAGATTGACCCTAAACTTCGCGTAACAGAGCTAACCTTACTGGCTTATTTCTTTCTTGGTTTTACCTCAAAAGATGTTGCATTATACACTTTTAAATCGACCAATACGGTTCGTAATCGTCGACAAAACTTACGCAATAAGCTAAATATTTCATCAGATGAAAATATGGAATTGTGGCTGAAAAGTTTAGCAGACTCCTAA
- a CDS encoding endonuclease/exonuclease/phosphatase family protein: MQSELILFYNVENFFPPDDKSDGKKMSGLFNWDAYKYNLKLRKINNVFRLVEEDFGKLPSVIGLAEIGDISVLEDLKKEDSPIKNYEIIYEKSNDSRGLSVALLYNPQRLILLQYKLLNFPAQDFDTEETRDILEVEFLLNHKKIHVFVLHLPSKRLQDAKKDFREYIFDRFKKRLEHLFETNEAIIIMGDFNENPSHEKIKQLLLDRDENQVLENPFESFFSKHQFTSFHRKNGVVFDQFLYSKTLLNALNYSLSAGIFDHIKLRNCDRKNNKFPLRTYSGTRYMGGYSDHFPIILQLKHD; the protein is encoded by the coding sequence ATGCAATCCGAACTCATTTTATTTTACAATGTTGAAAATTTTTTCCCGCCAGACGACAAATCAGATGGAAAAAAAATGTCTGGACTTTTCAATTGGGATGCGTATAAATACAATCTAAAACTCCGAAAAATCAACAATGTTTTTCGCTTGGTCGAAGAAGATTTTGGGAAACTACCATCGGTAATTGGCTTAGCAGAGATTGGCGATATTTCTGTTTTGGAAGATTTAAAGAAAGAAGATTCGCCGATCAAAAATTATGAAATCATTTACGAAAAGTCTAATGATTCTCGAGGACTAAGTGTTGCTTTACTTTACAATCCACAACGTTTAATTTTATTACAATATAAGCTTTTAAATTTTCCGGCTCAAGATTTTGATACCGAAGAAACACGCGATATTCTTGAAGTTGAATTCCTTTTAAATCATAAAAAGATCCATGTTTTTGTTCTTCATCTACCTTCCAAAAGGTTGCAGGATGCAAAAAAAGATTTCCGGGAATATATTTTTGATAGGTTCAAAAAAAGATTAGAACACCTATTTGAGACCAACGAAGCTATAATAATAATGGGCGATTTTAACGAAAATCCTAGCCACGAAAAAATCAAACAACTCTTGCTAGACCGGGATGAAAATCAGGTTTTGGAAAATCCATTTGAAAGTTTTTTCAGCAAACATCAATTCACGTCTTTTCATCGTAAAAATGGCGTTGTGTTTGACCAGTTTTTATATTCTAAAACTTTATTAAATGCGTTAAATTATTCGCTATCTGCAGGAATATTTGATCATATCAAATTAAGAAACTGTGACCGAAAAAATAATAAATTTCCATTAAGAACATATTCTGGGACGCGTTATATGGGTGGATACAGCGATCATTTTCCTATAATTTTACAATTGAAACACGACTAA
- a CDS encoding DUF4136 domain-containing protein, whose product MKKYLFILGLAVAGLVTSCSPFQVKSDYSATANFTDYKTYLFSTDDLKLNDLDKDRVLNELSKQVQSKGLTSSQTPDVIINVKASHKKIQDIQSSSPYGMYGWGGPWGWGVGVNNTWTSNYNSGTIVVDMVDAKTNKLIWQGVGSGISVDSPKSKQKQIPEVIAEIMANYPPQKGK is encoded by the coding sequence ATGAAAAAATATCTTTTTATTTTAGGCTTAGCAGTAGCAGGATTGGTAACCTCTTGTAGTCCTTTTCAAGTAAAGTCAGATTATTCTGCCACTGCAAATTTCACAGATTACAAAACTTATTTGTTCAGTACAGATGATTTGAAACTTAACGATCTGGATAAAGATCGAGTGCTTAACGAGCTTTCAAAACAAGTACAGAGCAAAGGATTAACATCTTCGCAAACCCCAGATGTAATAATTAATGTAAAAGCATCGCACAAGAAAATCCAAGATATACAATCTTCTTCACCGTATGGTATGTATGGTTGGGGCGGTCCTTGGGGTTGGGGCGTAGGCGTTAACAACACCTGGACAAGCAATTATAACAGCGGAACTATCGTTGTTGATATGGTAGATGCAAAAACGAACAAACTAATTTGGCAAGGTGTCGGAAGTGGCATTTCGGTAGATTCTCCAAAATCAAAACAAAAACAAATCCCAGAAGTAATTGCCGAAATAATGGCTAATTATCCTCCTCAAAAAGGGAAATAA
- the fabV gene encoding enoyl-ACP reductase FabV, protein MIIQPRTRGFICLTAHPDGALQSVKNQIEYVKSKGELENGPKKVLVIGASTGFGLSSRIEAAFGSGAATIGVFFEKASSEGKMGTAGWYNSAAFEKEAAAAGLYAKSINGDAFSDEVKQQTIDLIKKDLGQIDLVVYSLASPRRTHPKTGVAYASVLKPIGQAFTNKTVDFHTGAVTDISIQPVDKDEDIQNTIAVMGGEDWKFWMEDLKNAGVLADGVKTVAYSYIGPELTFPIYRNGTIGQAKNDLEASVTTIDNLLADIHGKSYVSVNKALVTQSSSAIPVVPLYISLLYKVMKAKGTHEGTIEQMERLFSERLYTADGKVPLDEAGRIRIDDWEMADDVQAEVAKLWDSVTSENLSEISDIEGYRKEFFNLFGFEMDGIDYEKDTNEDVKIPSIAE, encoded by the coding sequence ATGATTATCCAACCAAGAACAAGAGGTTTCATTTGTCTTACAGCGCATCCAGACGGCGCTTTGCAAAGTGTAAAAAACCAAATTGAATACGTAAAATCAAAAGGAGAATTAGAAAATGGTCCAAAAAAAGTTTTGGTAATCGGTGCTTCCACAGGATTTGGATTATCTTCTCGTATTGAAGCAGCGTTTGGCTCTGGCGCCGCAACTATTGGTGTATTTTTCGAAAAAGCTTCATCCGAAGGAAAAATGGGAACAGCGGGTTGGTACAATTCGGCTGCATTCGAAAAAGAAGCTGCAGCAGCAGGTTTGTACGCAAAAAGCATCAATGGCGATGCTTTCTCCGACGAAGTTAAACAACAGACTATAGATTTAATCAAAAAAGATTTAGGCCAAATAGATTTAGTAGTTTATAGTTTAGCCTCTCCTAGAAGAACACATCCTAAAACTGGCGTGGCTTATGCATCGGTGCTTAAACCTATCGGGCAAGCTTTCACCAACAAAACTGTAGACTTCCACACAGGTGCCGTTACCGATATTAGCATTCAACCTGTTGATAAAGACGAAGATATCCAAAACACAATTGCTGTAATGGGCGGAGAAGATTGGAAATTCTGGATGGAAGATCTTAAAAATGCTGGCGTATTAGCAGATGGTGTAAAAACTGTTGCTTACTCTTACATTGGCCCAGAATTGACATTCCCGATTTACAGAAACGGAACCATTGGTCAAGCTAAAAACGATTTGGAAGCTAGCGTTACAACAATCGACAATCTATTAGCTGATATCCACGGAAAATCTTACGTATCGGTTAACAAAGCTTTGGTAACACAATCCAGTTCTGCAATTCCTGTAGTGCCTTTGTATATTTCTTTACTTTATAAAGTCATGAAAGCTAAAGGAACCCACGAAGGAACTATTGAACAAATGGAGCGCCTATTCTCAGAAAGATTATATACTGCAGATGGCAAAGTCCCTTTGGACGAAGCTGGACGAATCCGAATTGATGACTGGGAAATGGCAGACGATGTACAAGCAGAAGTTGCAAAACTTTGGGACAGCGTAACCTCTGAAAACTTATCAGAAATCAGCGATATCGAAGGTTATAGAAAAGAATTCTTTAATCTTTTTGGTTTCGAAATGGATGGTATCGACTACGAAAAAGACACCAACGAAGACGTAAAAATCCCGAGCATCGCAGAATAA
- a CDS encoding cold-shock protein translates to MADSFSKKENFKKKVQKQKEKALRREERKTSNNKGKDLEDLFTYVDEYGRLTSTPPEKREEIKLEDIRLGATPIEEEDVRKTGFITFFSEKGYGFITENDSKENVFFHSNNCSVPLKKGNKVSFEKEKSPKGFSAVNIELIK, encoded by the coding sequence ATGGCAGATTCTTTCTCAAAAAAGGAAAATTTTAAGAAAAAAGTTCAGAAACAAAAAGAAAAGGCTCTACGCCGCGAGGAACGTAAAACAAGTAACAACAAAGGCAAAGATTTAGAAGATTTATTTACCTATGTTGATGAATACGGAAGATTAACTTCTACACCTCCAGAAAAGAGAGAAGAAATTAAACTGGAAGATATACGTTTGGGCGCTACGCCAATCGAAGAAGAAGATGTAAGAAAAACAGGATTTATTACGTTCTTCAGCGAAAAAGGATATGGTTTCATTACAGAAAATGATTCTAAGGAAAACGTATTTTTCCACAGCAACAATTGTTCTGTCCCTTTAAAAAAAGGTAACAAAGTTTCTTTCGAGAAAGAAAAATCTCCAAAAGGTTTTTCAGCGGTTAATATCGAATTAATAAAATAA
- a CDS encoding DUF5522 domain-containing protein, with protein MAKIEIKENEDFYYNENGYKVFTATFHLKRGYCCKNGCRHCPYGYDKRTDTFSKVKKNNLQQ; from the coding sequence ATGGCTAAAATTGAAATCAAAGAAAATGAAGACTTTTATTATAACGAGAACGGATACAAAGTTTTCACCGCAACTTTTCACCTCAAACGTGGATATTGTTGCAAAAACGGCTGTAGACATTGTCCTTACGGCTACGATAAAAGAACTGACACATTTTCTAAAGTTAAAAAAAATAACCTCCAGCAATGA